A region of Ochotona princeps isolate mOchPri1 chromosome 9, mOchPri1.hap1, whole genome shotgun sequence DNA encodes the following proteins:
- the TRIB1 gene encoding tribbles homolog 1, with protein MRAGPVRSAMSGASQPRGPALLLPVARGTPAKRLLDADDAATAAAVAAAKCPRLSECSSPPDYLSPPGSPCSPQLLPAAPGAGGGSGSAPGPSRIADYLLLPLAEREHVSRALCIHTGRELRCKVFPIKHYQDKIRPYIQLPSHRNITGIVEVILGESKAYVFFEKDFGDMHSYVRSRKRLREGEAARLFKQIVSAVAHCHQSAIVLGDLKLRKFVFSTEERTQLRLESLEDTHIIKGEDDALSDKHGCPAYVSPEILNTTGTYSGKAADVWGLGVMLYTLLVGRYPFHDSDPSALFSKIRRGQFCIPDHISPKARCLIRSLLRREPSERLTAPEILLHPWFESALEPGFIDSEVGTADQIVPEYQEDSDISPFFC; from the exons ATGCGAGCCGGTCCCGTGCGCTCTGCCATGAGCGGCGCCTCGCAACCGCGGGGCCCAGCCCTACTGCTCCCGGTCGCCCGGGGCACCCCGGCCAAACGGCTGTTGGATGCGGACGACGCAGCGACGGCCGCAGCAGTGGCCGCAGCCAAGTGCCCGCGACTCTCCGAGTGCTCGAGCCCCCCGGACTACCTCAGCCCCCCCGGCTCGCCGTGCAGCCCGCAGCTCCTGCCCGCCGCGCCGGGGGCCGGCGGCGGCTCCGGGAGCGCGCCGGGGCCCAGCCGCATCGCGGActacctgctgctgcccctggccGAGCGCGAACACGTGTCCCGGGCGCTGTGCATCCACACGGGCCGCGAGCTGCGCTGCAAG GTGTTTCCCATTAAACACTACCAGGACAAAATCAGGCCTTACATCCAGCTGCCGTCACACAGGAACATCACGGGCATCGTGGAAGTGATCCTTGGGGAGAGCAAGGCCTACGTCTTCTTTGAGAAGGACTTTGGGGACATGCACTCCTATGTGCGAAGCCGCAAGAGGCTGCGGGAAGGGGAGGCCGCCAGGCTCTTCAAGCAGATCGTCTCCGCTGTCGCCCACTGCCACCAGTCGGCTATTGTGCTGGGGGACTTGAAGCTAAGGAAGTTCGTCTTCTCCACGGAGGAGAG GACCCAGCTCAGACTGGAAAGTCTCGAAGACACACACATCATCAAGGGCGAGGATGACGCCTTGTCGGACAAGCATGGCTGCCCAGCCTACGTGAGCCCCGAGATCCTTAACACCACAGGCACCTACTCCGGGAAGGCGGCGGACGTTTGGGGCCTTGGGGTGATGCTCTACACCCTGTTGGTTGGACGCTATCCCTTCCATGACTCAGACCCCAGTGCCCTCTTTTCCAAAATCCGCCGCGGACAGTTCTGCATTCCCGACCACATTTCCCCCAAAGCTAGGTGCCTCATCCGCAGCCTGCTGAGGCGAGAGCCCTCCGAGAGACTCACGGCCCCCGAGATCTTGCTCCATCCCTGGTTTGAGTCAGCCTTGGAACCTGGCTTTATCGACTCTGAAGTGGGAACGGCGGACCAGATTGTCCCTGAGTACCAGGAGGACAGTGACATTAGTCCCTTTTTTTGCTAA